One genomic window of Fusarium keratoplasticum isolate Fu6.1 chromosome 3, whole genome shotgun sequence includes the following:
- a CDS encoding F-box domain-containing protein: MPPRSCKGTPRRKHKARRRMLRTRSPPLLDLPVEVILLVFEHLPDLKSLSSVAEACRAMHNVFRRHSEVLITRILSKSCGGVWNSPNPYADICQITADLEFAVHRQFLLQSHVEDAFAVAWRLFTAMELEEILYPIARELAWGYHLDGRTQDAIRFLKAIHHHQKPYMLPSCRSISPALLPVARLLHYFLDDANDTAQCELVAKEIKHLAELKNRYTTFLWLTNLTSEQSRNCVFTLFFPPQPPFVLHSEPLMHV; encoded by the coding sequence ATGCCTCCCCGTTCCTGCAAAGGAACACCACGCCGCAAACACAAGGCAAGGAGGCGGATGCTCCGTACCCGATCGCCCCCACTCCTCGATCTACCGGTGGAGGTGATACTCCTGGTCTTTGAGCACCTGCCGGACTTGAAAAGCCTCTCCTCAGTTGCTGAAGCCTGCCGGGCGATGCACAATGTGTTTCGCAGGCACAGCGAGGTCCTCATCACGCGTATACTCTCAAAGAGCTGTGGTGGCGTATGGAACAGCCCCAATCCATACGCAGATATCTGCCAGATCACCGCAGATCTGGAATTTGCAGTGCATCGTCAATTCTTGCTACAATCACACGTCGAAGACGCCTTCGCGGTTGCCTGGCGTCTCTTTACCGCGATGGAACTGGAAGAAATCCTCTACCCGATTGCTCGGGAGCTTGCCTGGGGCTACCACCTCGACGGCCGGACCCAGGACGCCATCAGGTTCCTGAAGGCaattcatcaccaccagAAACCGTATATGCTCCCCTCTTGCCGGAGCATCTCGCCCGCTTTGCTGCCTGTGGCAAGGTTGCTGCATTActtccttgatgatgccaaCGACACGGCACAATGCGAATTAGTTGCCAAAGAGATCAAACATCTtgccgagctcaagaaccGCTACACTACATTCCTCTGGCTTACCAACCTCACATCTGAGCAGAGCAGGAACTGTGTGTTCACGCTTTTCTTCCCGCCACAGCCGCCTTTTGTTTTGCATTCAGAGCCTCTGATGCACGTTTAG